One Streptomyces umbrinus genomic window, CTCGCGCAGTTGCTCGCCCGGTTCCGCCCGGGCGGTCCACGACTCCGTGGCTGTCGCCGCCTCGGCCGTGAAGACGGCCACGACGTTGAGCAGTTCCCCACGACGCACCCAGTAGTGGACGAAGTGCCGGCCAGGACCGAGCCAGATGCCGAGGTCGGGCAGGTCCAGATCGGCCACCTCGCCGGCCGGGAGCAGCGCCCGGTAGGCGACGGTCCTGGAGAAGACCGCCTCGTCCGCGCCGAAGAGCCACTGGCGGGCGGCCGACCGTATCCCGTCGGCGGCCACGACCAGGTCCGCGCGCAGGCGTTCGCCGCTCGCCGTGGTCACGGAGGCGGACCGGTCGTCCTGGTCGATGCCCACGACAACGGTATTGAGGCGCACCGACGAGGGCGGCACCGCGGCGGCCAGGGCCTGATGCAGATCGGCCCGGTGGAGCAGCAGGTAGGGCGCCCCGAACACGTCCTCGGCCGCACGCCCCAGCGCGTAACGGCAGATCTCGGCCCCGTCGGACCAGGTGCGGAAGCTCACGTGGGAGGGGCGGGCGGCCTGTGCGGCGACCGCGTCGAGGAGGTCCAGCCGGCGCAGCAGACGCGTGGCGTTGGGCGCGAGCTGGATCCCGGCACCGATCTCGGTGAACCGCACCGCCTGCTCGACCAGCGTGACCTCATGACCGGCCCGGCGCAGGCTCAACGTCGCCGCCAGTCCCCCGATACCCGCTCCCACGACGACCGCTCGCATGCCAAGCCCCCATGACGACCGCTCAACTGCCACGACCTCACATCGGCACGATCACGCGCCCAAGCACCCAAGTGCCCGGCCGTCGGCCCGGGCAGGCTATCGAACACAACTCCCCGCCCGTACGGGGCATTTCAGCCCAAGTTGTGGCCCTACACTCGTCGCCCGTGACAGGCTCAGCGGTACCGGAGCGGATCAGGCAGGCGGTCGCCGCGCTGGACGTGCGAGCCGACGACCGGCTGTTGGAGATCGGCTGTGGCGGCGGGGTCGCGGTCGGGCTGGTCTGTGCGCTGCTGACCACGGGCACGATCACGGCCGTCGACCGTTCCGCGACGGCCACGGCCCGGGCCGCACGGCGCAACGCGGGCCCGGTCGGGGACGGGCGGGCCACGATCGTCACGGCCGCCTTCACCGAGCCCGGTCTGTCGGCCGCGGGTCTCGCCGGCCGACGCTTCGACAAGATCTTCGCGATCGACGTCAACCTGTTCTGGACCGGCCCCGCCCGCGCCGAACTGGCCCTCGCCGCCCACCTCTTGGCCCCGGGCGGCGCCCTGCACGCGTTCTACGAGCCGCCGGGCGGGCGACTGGACGGACGTCTGGAAGAACGCCTCGACGAGCTCACCGCGAAGGTCACCGGCACGTTCGAAGCGGGTGGCTTCACCGCGGAGGTGCTCCGCCTGCCGGCCCCGGTCGTGGGCATCGTGGGCCGCCCCTAGGCCCGTTGAGGCCGCCTCTGGCTCCCGCGAGGCGCCCTAGCCCTTCCAAGAGCCCCCAGTCCACGCCGACCGACGGCCCACCACTGGGCCGCTCACCTCCCCGCAGCGGCCCCGACACGCCACAAGCTCGACACAACCGCGGCACAGGCCCGGCCCAACACGCTCACTCGGACCACCTGCACGCGCCCCGCCAACTACGCTGCTCCTCGATTCAACTACCAGGCCGCGACGCGCTGTTGAAGCGGCGAGGCCGATCCCTGGGGTGCAGCTTTCATGAAGAACCTTCAGCCTTCGGATCCGTCGTCCATCGGCGGCTACCCGCTTCTGAACCGGCTCGGAGCGGGAGGCATGGGGCAGGTGTTCCTGTCCCGTACGCCGTCCGGGCGTCTGCTGGCGCTGAAGACGATCCGTGAGGATCTCAGCAGTGATCCGGGGTTCGAGGAGCGGTTCGCGCGCGAGATACGCAACAGCGACCGGGTGCGCTCGCCATGGACGGTGACCGTCGTGGACTACAGCCCGCCGGGCCAGCGTCCGCAGTGGCTGGCCACCGAGTACGTACCGGCGCCGTCGCTCGACGAATGGGTCGCGCGCCACGGCCCGCTGCCGCAGGCCGCAGTCCTCTCGCTCGCCGCCGAACTGTGCGGCGCGCTGCAGTCGGTGCATCAGGCCGACCTCACGCACCGGGACGTGAAGCCGGGCAACGTCCTGCTGGCACGCGACCGCCCGCGGCTGATCGACTTCGGCATCGCGCGGGCCGCCGACGACCCCCGGCACACCCAGGTCGGCGGAGTTCTCGGTTCGCCCGGCTTTCTCGCGCCGGACCAGGCCGTCGGTGGTGTGCCGGCCGAGCCCGCCGACGTGTTCTCGCTGGCCGCTGTCCTGGTGTACGCCGCCACCGGCCACGGCCCGTTCGCGCGCCCGCAGGAGAACGTGGCCATGGCCGCCCTGGTCTACCGGGCCGTCCACGAGGCGCCCGACCTCCAAGGCGTTCCGCCGACCCTGGTCCCCGTACTCGCCTCATGTCTGGCCAAGGCCCCGGGCGACCGTCCGACCGCGGCCGAACTGGGCAGGCGCCTGGAGCAGATCGGCGCCCGTACCGGCAACTGGCCGGACGTCCGTCCTCCTGCCCTCGCCACGGAACTGACGGCGCACGAGCAGCCGACGCACACCCTCGTCGACCCGCGGCCCGACCTCCCGCCCGACCTGCTGCCCGGCGCACAGACCCACGTGCAGCCACACCCCGCGTACCATCCGCGGCCCCACCACTCCATGGCTCCCGGTCCCGGGCACCCGGCCGCCGGGCAGACGCAGGACAGCACCGTCCTGGCCGTCCCGGGCGGCCCGCCCGGGAGACGTCGGCGCCCCCTCTGGCTGGTCGTCGCCGTCGCCGCGGCGGCCGCCGTCGCCGTGACCGCCGTCTCGGTCGCCGCATACGTCGGTATGCGCGGCTCCGGTTCCGATTCGTCGGACGACTCCTCCGGCGGCGCGAAGACACGGCCCTCGGCGTCGGCCGAGGCCACGAAGCCGGTGAACCCGGCGAGCCCGGTACGCAGGATCCTCGAGGCCGTGTACGACCTGGGCGTCGGAGAGTCCGTGCAGACCAGCAAGACGAAGCTGGTCATGCAGCGGGACGGCAACCTCGTGATCACCGACAAGAAGGACCGCCCCCTCTGGGCCGCCGCGACATCGGGCACCGGCAACACCGCCCGCTTCCAGGACGACGGCAATCTGGTGGTCCACAACAGCGCCGGGAAACCCGTGTGGGCCTCGCAGACGTTCGGCCACCCGGGAGCGGTCCTGGTTCTCCAGGCCGACGGCAACGTCGTGATCAAGTCCGGCGACGCGGTGCTGTGGGCGGCGAAGACCGTCCACTGATGTCCCCTACCCCTGACTCCCGCTCCCATAAGGCCGCGTAAGAATCTCCAGGTTGTGGCCGCTCGGGTCGTCGAAGTACGTGCCGCGGCCGCCGTCGTTCGTGTTGATCTCGTCGACGTGGCGGTGGAAGGGGTCCGCCCAGTACGTCAGACCCGCGTCCCGGATGCGGGCGAAGATCGTGTCGAAGTCGTCCTCCGAAACCAGGAACGCGTAGTGCTGGGGCGGGATGGGCCCGGTCGCGTCCATGTAGTCGAGGGTCACACCGTTCGGGATCCGGACCGGGATGAACGGGCCGTACTGCGGGCTCACCTCAAGGCCCAGGATGTCGGCGAGGAACCGGGCCGAGGTCTTCTTGTCGTGGGCGGCGACGATCGTGTGGTTCAGCTCGACGGTCATCGTGCGTACCTCCTTGGCGCGTTGCTCGTCATGGTTCCTGGCGTGCCGCTCGGCGTCGGCGGCCTTTTCCTGCCTCCTGGCGGCCTTTTCCTCCCTTTCTTCGCGTATCCCTTTCCACGCTAGGCGCCCCCGCAACGCGTGCGCAGCCCCGGAAGTGGCCACTCCGGAAAGCGGGATAAGGTAAGCCTTGCCTAATAGATCGAAAAACCGGAGCGAGTCGTGCGCACATCGGGATTCAAAGCCGTCCTGGCCGTGTCCGTGGTCGGCGGACTGATGGCCGGATGCGCGTCGTCGGAGAACGGCAAGAGCAGCGAGGGCGGCGGCAAGAGCGACCGCAACCTCGTCGCCGGCGCCTCCGAGGGGCCCCTCCGCCGCCCCCAGCGCCCTCGCCGCCGGCATGGGTACGAAGGCGGCCGACGGCGAGTTCCCCCGTACCGTCAGCCACTTCAAGGGCAGGACGGAGATCGCGGCCGCGCCGAAGCGGATAGCCGTGCTCAGCACCGGGCAGCTCGACGACGTACTGACCCTGGGAGTCGTACCGGCCGCCACCACCCGCGCCGACAACGCCGGACTCGTACCCGGCTACCTCGCCGACGCCTTCCCCCAGTACAAGAAGCAGCTCGCGAAGATGACCGACGCGGGCACGCGGGCCGCGCCCAACCTCGAAACGCTGGCCACCGCCGAGCCCGACCTCATCCTCGCCAACGACTCGCTCGGCGACCTCTACCCCAAGCTGTCGAAGATCGCCCCGACCGTGATCACCGCGGGCAACGGCATCAACTGGAAGCGGGACCTGCTGCTGGTCGGCGACGCCGTCGGCAAGGGCGAGCAGGCGCGGAAGCTCCTCGACGAGCACGCGGACGAGGCGGCCGCGGCGGGCACGAAGGTGGACGGGAAGAACACCACGGTGTCCATGCTGCGGTTCACGCCCGACCGGACCCGGATGTTCGGCGTCTCCTCCTTCACCGGTTCGATCGCCGTCGACATGGGGATCGGACGGCCCAAGTCCCAGCAGTTCAACGCCATTTCGGAGGACATCGGCGCCGAGAGCATCGATGTGGCGGACGGCGACTGGATCTTCTACTCCGTGCAGGGCGCGCAGGACAAGACCGACGCCGGGAGCGTCCTCGCCGGGCCGCTGTGGAAGTCGATGAAGGCCGTCGAGGCCGGGCACGCCGTCAAGGTCGACGACGACCCCTGGTACCTCAACGCGGGCCCCACAGCGGCCGACCTGGTCGTGAAGCAGCTCACCGAGTCACTCGCCAAGTAGGTCCGCGAGCACGTGACCACGCGCACCACGACCGTACGCACCTCCTGGCTGGCGGTCGCCCTCCTCCTCACCCTCGTCGCGGTGGCCCTCAGCCTCGCCGTCGGCACCCGGCAGGTGCCGCTGTCCGCCGTACTCGACGCGCTGCTGCACGGCGGCGGCTCGCGGGACGCGCTGGTCGTACGGTCGCTGCGGCTGCCCCGGACCGCCGTCGGGCTCACCGCGGGGGCCGCGCTCGGCGTCGCGGGGGCGGCGCTGCAGGCCGTCACCCGCAATCCGCTGGCCGATCCGGGGATCCTCGGGCTGAGCCAGGGTGCCGCGGCCGGCGTGGTGTTCGCGATCACGGGCGGACTGGCGAACGGCTTCGGCGGCTACGTCTGGTTCGCCTTCGTGGGCGCGGTCGTCGCCGCCTGCCTGGTGTACGCCGTCGCCTCGCGCGGCCGGGGCGGTGCCTCGCCGGTCAAGCTCGCGCTCGCCGGAACCGCGCTGTCCGCGATGGTCGGCGGGGCCACCACCGTGGTCCTGACGTCGAGTTCGGCGACGCTCGACCAGTTCAGGTTCTGGCAGGTGGGCGCGCTCAGCGGGCGCGACGCGGGGACGGTCGGGCAGATGCTGCCCTTCCTCGTCGCGGGCGCGCTGCTGGTGCTCTGCTGCGCCCGCGGCCTGGACGCGCTCGCCCTCGGTGACGACGCCGCGCGTGCGCTGGGGCACAAGGTCCAGCTCGTACGGGTCTGCGCGGCGCTCGGCGCGACCGTCCTGACCGCCGCCGCGGTGGCCGCCGCCGGGCCGATCGCCTTCATCGGTCTCGCCGTACCGCACCTGGCCCGCCGCCTCGTCTCGGGCGGTCACCGCTGGACCCTGCCGCTCTCCGCCCTGCTCGGCGCGGCCCTGCTGCTCGCGGCGGACGTCGCGGGACGGGTGGTCCGCGCGCCCGCGGAGGTACCGGCCGGGGTGATGACGGCCCTCGTGGGCGTGCCGGTCCTGGTCGTTCTCGTACGCCGGAAGGGAGCGGCTTCGTGACGACGACATCCCGGCCCCCGTCCGAGCGGCTGACGCCCCCAAGACCGTCCGCGGACCCCACTTACCCCCACTCGGCGGGCCTCTCGGTCCTCCGCCGCCGCTCCTTCTCGCTGCTCCTGCACCGCCGCTCGGCGGTAGTGGTCGTCGTACTGCTGCTCCTCCTGGCCGGCGTGACGGTGCTCTCGGCGTGCGTCGGGCAGACGTACGTGTCGCCGGGCGAGGTCTGGCGGGTCCTGCGCGGCCACGGCGGTTCGTACGACCTGATCGTCGGGGAGCTGCGGGTCCCGCGGATCGTGCTCGGCGCGCTGGTCGGCGCCGCGTACGGGCTCTCCGGAGCCCTCGTGCAGACCGTGACGCGCAACCCGCTGGCCAGCCCGGACGTCATCGGCGTCGGGCACGGGGCGGCGGCCGCGACGGTCCTGGCCCTCGCCACCGGCACGGTCGCCTCCCCCGGCGCGCTCCCGGCGGTCTCCGTCGCGGGCGGTCTGGGGGCCGCGGCGCTCGTGTACGTACTGGCCTGGCGGCACGGCATGCAGCCCAGCCGGTTCGTGCTGACCGGGGTCGGCATCGGGGTGGCCCTCTCCGCGGTCGTCCAGCTGTATCTCACGGAGAGCGAGCTCGGCGCGGCCGAGCAGGTCAAGCTGTGGCTGACCGGCAGCCTCAACGGTCGCGGCTGGGAACAGGCCGAACCCCTCGCCTGGATCCTTCTCCTCTCCCTGCCCGCCCTGGTGTGGGCGAACCGGGCCCTGCGCCCGCTCGGCCTGGACCCCGACACGGCCGCCGCGCTGGGCGTCCGCGTACACCGGACCCAGCTCGCCCTGACCGTCCTGGGCGTGATCCTCGCGGCAACCGCCACGGGAGCGGCGGGCCCCATCGGCTTCATCGCCCTGACGGCCCCCCAACTGGCCCGCCGCCTGACCCGCACCCCCCAGCTCCCGCTGGCGACGTCGGCGTTGACGGGCGCGGTCGTACTGATCACGGCCGACCTGGCGGCCCGCACGCTGATGCCCCCACTGGAAATCCCAGTGGGGGCACTGACGGCGCTGGTGGGGGCCCGTACTTGCTATGGCTCCTGGCCGGCGCCCCTAGAGGGCAGGGGCGAAGCCCCGTCCTCTAGGGGCGCGGGGAACTGCGCGACAAGCCACAACGAAGCCGCAGCCGAACCCCGCCCCCAGCGGAGCCAAGTCGTGGAACTAAATCGTCGCGGCGTCGATCACGAACCGGTACCGCACATCACTGCTCAGCACCCGCTCGTACGCCTCGTTGATCTCACTCGCACTGATCAGCTCGATCTCCGCCCCAAACCCGTGCTCCGCACAGAAGTCCAGCATCTCCTGGGTCTCCTGAATGCCACCGATCCCGGACCCGGCAAGGGTCTTACGGCCACCGATCACGGAGAAGAGGTTCAGGGAGACCGGCTCCTCGGGCGCGCCCACGTTCACGAAGGCGCCGTCCGTCTTGAGGAGGGAGAGGAAGACGTCCAGGTCCAGCGGGGCGGACACGGTGGACAGGATCAGGTCGAAGGAACCACGCAGTTCCTGGAAGGTCTTCGGGTCGCTGGTCGCGTAGTAGTGGTCGGCGCCCAGCTTCAGCCCGTCGTCCTTCTTGCGCAGGGACTGCGAAAGTACGGTCACCTCGGCACCGAGGGCGTGCGCGATCTTGACGCCCATGTGGCCGAGACCGCCCATGCCGAGGACGGCGACCTTCTTGCCGGGGCCGGCGTTCCAGTGCTTGAGCGGGGAGTACGTGGTGATGCCGGCGCACAGCAGCGGCGCGGCCTCGTCGAGGGCCAGGCCCTCGGGGATACGGACGGTGAAGGCCTCGTCGACGACGATGTGCGTCGAGTAGCCGCCGTAGGTGGGCTCGCCGTCCTTGCCGACGGCGTTGTACGTGCCGACGTTGCCCTGGGTGCAGTACTGCTCCAGGCCCGCCTTGCAGTTCTCGCACTCGCGGCAGGAGTCGACCATGCAGCCCACGCCCACGCGGTCGCCGGCCGCGAACTTGGTGACACCGGCGCCGACCTCGGTGACGATGCCGGCGATCTCGTGGCCGGGGACCATCGGGAAGATGGCCTCGCCCCAGCCCTCGCGGGCCTGGTGGATGTCGGAGTGACAGATGCCGGCGAACTTGATCTCGATCAGAACGTCGTGCTCGCCGACCGGGCGACGCTCGATGGTCGTGCGCTCCAGCGGAGCCTTGGCGGCGGGAGCGGCGTATGCGGCGACAGTGGTCATGCCGGGGGTTCTCCTAAGGAGGGGTTCTGCGCCCGGCCTGCCTTCCGGCCGGGCACGGCGTCCAGCCTGCTCCTCGTCCGGGAAGTCACCCAGACCACGGCTTTGCGTACGTTCGCTGGTCCTACTACTGATGGGGGCAGGTTCGTATGCGTACGACCGTGAATACTGGACGTATGGATGAACAGCCCTCTCAGGAGCCCGCCGGGCAGCCGGAACAGGCACGGCAGGCGGGACACGAGCCGGGGCGGCCGCTGGACCGGCGTGCCGAGCTCAGCGAGTTCCTGCGCACGCGCCGGGCCCGGCTGAAGCCCGAGGACGTAGGGCTGCCGGACTTCGGGCGGCATCGCCGGGTGCCCGGGCTGCGCCGCGAGGAGCTGGCGCAGCTGGCCGGGGTGTCCGTGGCGTACTACACGCGCCTTGAGCAGGGCAATGGGCGGAACGTGTCCGCGGAGGTGCTCGACTCGATCGCGCGCGCCCTGCGGCTGACGGGGGCCGAGCACGCGCACCTCACGCATCTCGCGAAGCCGAAGCAGCACAAGAAGAAGCCGTCGGTCCGGCCGCAGCAGGTGCGGGTGGCTCTGCGGGAGCTGATCGACACGTTCGACGGGGTGCCCGCGTATGTCGTGGGGCGGCGGTCGGAGATTCTCGTCTGGAACCGGATGGCAGCGGCCGTCTTCGGGGACTGGTCGGAGGTGCCGCCGCAGGAGCGGAACTGGGCGCGGATGGTGTTTCTCAAGCCCGAGTATCGCGAGCTGTTCGTGGAGTGGGATCAGAAGGCGTCCGACATGGTGAGCTTTCTGCGGATGGACGCGGGGTGCCACCCCGACGATCCGCGCCTGTCCCGCCCTGGTGGGCGAGCTGTCCGTGAAGAGCGAGGAGTTCCGTCGGCTCTGGGCGACGCACGACGTCAAGGAGAAGAGCCACGGCGTCAAGCGCCTGCACCATCCCCTTGTCGGCGAGCTGACCCTCTCCTTCGAGTCCTTCCGCCTCGTCGACGACGACGAACAGTCAATGATCACCTACCACGCCGAACCGGGTTCCCCCTCGTCCGACGCCCTCCGGCTCCTGGCCAGCTGGGGCAGGGACGCGACCCGCGCGGGCACGTCGACGCCGCAGGCGTAGGTTTCTCGCCCCCGCCGCCCCTACCCATTCCCGTCCCTTTTCGGGGGCCGGCCCCCGAACCTCCGCTCCTCAAACGCCGGAGGGGCTGGATTTTCGCGGCCGGGCCGACATCTTCAGCCCGTCCGGCGTTTGAGGACGAGGCCGTTCAGGCCGATACGGGTCTGGGGGCGGAGCCCCCAGGGATGGGACGGGTAGGGGCGGCGGGGGCGAGGAAAAACCCGACCGGAGCGTCAGCCCTGGTACGGCGGAGCCGAGCCCCACGTCCACCTGGGAACCGGCTGCTCCGCCGGAGGCACCGCGTCGGGGCCCGAGAAATACACGGCAAGTCGAGTCCCCCACTCCGCGTACGCCACGAACGCGGAGCGGAACTCGGCGTCGGAGGGAAGCCCCGCATCGTCCGCCGCGTCCTGAAGCAGATTCACCCACCGCCGCCGCTGCACCTCGGTGATCCCCTTCCCGAGATGCTTCGCGACCATGTGCCCGTGCCCGCCCTGCGTCTCGGAGTACCCGGCCGGCCCCCCGAACACCTCCCCGAGCCACAGCGCGACATGCGACGCGTGCTCGGGAGCGAGTCCCTCGAAGACGGGCGCCAGGACGTCGTCCTTGAGGACCTTGTCGTAGAAGACCTCGGTGAGCCGGTCGAAGGCCTCGGCACCCCCCGCCCAGACGTACAACGTGGGCACGGACGCCCCCGTACCCCGTACCGTCGTCGGTTTGTAGTGCCGCATCTCCTCGATGGAGCTGATGTACGGCCGGATCTCGGCGAGGAACTCCTCGAAGAGCTCGGACTTGCGGAAGCCCTCGATGTGATCCTCGGTGGAGGTCCAGGTGATGCGGAGCACGAAGTGCTCGAAGTCCTCCTCGCAGCGCGCCAGTTCGTAGTCGACACACTGCGGGGCCGCGGCGAGCTGGGCGGCGGCCCGGGTGTAGGCGGCGAGGAACTCCGCCGACTGCTGCTCGGGAATGCGGTACCGGATGTACTCAACGGTGTGCGCTGTCATGCCCCCACACAAACACGGACGGCCCGCGGAAGCTGCACTTCCGTCGGGCCGTTCGCGTATGTCAGCGTTCAGCGAACCACGGGATCGGCCTTGCGGGCCGACCCCGCCGGCTCACTTCCCGTAGTACGCGTTGTAGATCGAGATCGTCGACTTGTTGTTCTTCTTGTCGGTGATCTTCGCGTGGAACGAGATGCCCTTGCCCTTGGCCGGGTTCGTCACGCCGATCTTGCCGTTCTTGACGGTGACCTTCTTCCAGGTCTGGCCGTAGTCGTACGACACGTACACCGACAGCGACTTGAGGTTCTTGCCGGCGGCAGAACCCTGGACGGTCACCGGGATGGAGACCTTCTTGTCGGCCGGTGCCCTGCTGTCCAGTCCGACGGCCGCGTTGAAGCGGACCGAGGAGGTGGGCAGCGCGGCACTGGTGACCTTCTTGGAGCGGAAGGTCCAGCTTGCGTCGATGCGGGTGGAGGCCGCCGCGACCTTGACGCTCCGCTTGACCGAGGTGGTCAGCTTGTACGAGGCGTCACCGGCCGGGACCTTGAAGACTCCCTCGCCGAACAGCGGGTCGGCGTTCGAGCCGACCTTGGTGCCGTTGCGGTAGAGCGTCGTGGTGACCGACGAGAAGAGCGAGGAACCGGCGTGGGTCCTGCCGTCGGCGAACAGCGGCAGGTAGCCGTAGATCTCGTTGCCGTCGCGCTGGATTCCGAAGCCGGAGCCGACGCGCGGACCGAAGACCGCCGTGTTGTAGATCTTCTCGTAGCTCTTGCCCGCCTTGAAGGTCTGGGCGCTGCCGAGCGTGTAGAAGGCCTCGGTGATCGGGAAGCCGTCCGGGTCGATCCCGCCGTGCTGCTCGAAGTCCTGCTCCCACTTCACGCCGCCCGCGGTGCTCACGTGCACCTTCCGCGTGCTGGGCAGCGTCTGCGCGACACCGATCGAGGAGGCGCTGAAGCTTCCGGGCAGCCAGCCGGTGGTGTTGACCGCGCCCTTCTTGCCGCTCGTCGAGGCGCCCAGGCCGACCTTCAGGGTGG contains:
- a CDS encoding FAD-dependent monooxygenase; protein product: MRAVVVGAGIGGLAATLSLRRAGHEVTLVEQAVRFTEIGAGIQLAPNATRLLRRLDLLDAVAAQAARPSHVSFRTWSDGAEICRYALGRAAEDVFGAPYLLLHRADLHQALAAAVPPSSVRLNTVVVGIDQDDRSASVTTASGERLRADLVVAADGIRSAARQWLFGADEAVFSRTVAYRALLPAGEVADLDLPDLGIWLGPGRHFVHYWVRRGELLNVVAVFTAEAATATESWTARAEPGEQLREFDGWDSRVLDVLERAGQVFRYGIHTRVPLARWNIGRVTLLGDSAHAMVPFQAQGAAQAIMDAAVLGDALTGATPAEVPDALDRYVRRRLATATSMQANSARAGDDFHLPDGPEAQARNARMSAYAAGHVFLPQATGWAVDVLDDRPPSRG
- a CDS encoding methyltransferase; this translates as MTGSAVPERIRQAVAALDVRADDRLLEIGCGGGVAVGLVCALLTTGTITAVDRSATATARAARRNAGPVGDGRATIVTAAFTEPGLSAAGLAGRRFDKIFAIDVNLFWTGPARAELALAAHLLAPGGALHAFYEPPGGRLDGRLEERLDELTAKVTGTFEAGGFTAEVLRLPAPVVGIVGRP
- a CDS encoding protein kinase domain-containing protein — its product is MKNLQPSDPSSIGGYPLLNRLGAGGMGQVFLSRTPSGRLLALKTIREDLSSDPGFEERFAREIRNSDRVRSPWTVTVVDYSPPGQRPQWLATEYVPAPSLDEWVARHGPLPQAAVLSLAAELCGALQSVHQADLTHRDVKPGNVLLARDRPRLIDFGIARAADDPRHTQVGGVLGSPGFLAPDQAVGGVPAEPADVFSLAAVLVYAATGHGPFARPQENVAMAALVYRAVHEAPDLQGVPPTLVPVLASCLAKAPGDRPTAAELGRRLEQIGARTGNWPDVRPPALATELTAHEQPTHTLVDPRPDLPPDLLPGAQTHVQPHPAYHPRPHHSMAPGPGHPAAGQTQDSTVLAVPGGPPGRRRRPLWLVVAVAAAAAVAVTAVSVAAYVGMRGSGSDSSDDSSGGAKTRPSASAEATKPVNPASPVRRILEAVYDLGVGESVQTSKTKLVMQRDGNLVITDKKDRPLWAAATSGTGNTARFQDDGNLVVHNSAGKPVWASQTFGHPGAVLVLQADGNVVIKSGDAVLWAAKTVH
- a CDS encoding VOC family protein translates to MTVELNHTIVAAHDKKTSARFLADILGLEVSPQYGPFIPVRIPNGVTLDYMDATGPIPPQHYAFLVSEDDFDTIFARIRDAGLTYWADPFHRHVDEINTNDGGRGTYFDDPSGHNLEILTRPYGSGSQG
- a CDS encoding iron-siderophore ABC transporter substrate-binding protein → MGTKAADGEFPRTVSHFKGRTEIAAAPKRIAVLSTGQLDDVLTLGVVPAATTRADNAGLVPGYLADAFPQYKKQLAKMTDAGTRAAPNLETLATAEPDLILANDSLGDLYPKLSKIAPTVITAGNGINWKRDLLLVGDAVGKGEQARKLLDEHADEAAAAGTKVDGKNTTVSMLRFTPDRTRMFGVSSFTGSIAVDMGIGRPKSQQFNAISEDIGAESIDVADGDWIFYSVQGAQDKTDAGSVLAGPLWKSMKAVEAGHAVKVDDDPWYLNAGPTAADLVVKQLTESLAK
- a CDS encoding FecCD family ABC transporter permease, whose protein sequence is MTTRTTTVRTSWLAVALLLTLVAVALSLAVGTRQVPLSAVLDALLHGGGSRDALVVRSLRLPRTAVGLTAGAALGVAGAALQAVTRNPLADPGILGLSQGAAAGVVFAITGGLANGFGGYVWFAFVGAVVAACLVYAVASRGRGGASPVKLALAGTALSAMVGGATTVVLTSSSATLDQFRFWQVGALSGRDAGTVGQMLPFLVAGALLVLCCARGLDALALGDDAARALGHKVQLVRVCAALGATVLTAAAVAAAGPIAFIGLAVPHLARRLVSGGHRWTLPLSALLGAALLLAADVAGRVVRAPAEVPAGVMTALVGVPVLVVLVRRKGAAS
- a CDS encoding NAD(P)-dependent alcohol dehydrogenase; its protein translation is MTTVAAYAAPAAKAPLERTTIERRPVGEHDVLIEIKFAGICHSDIHQAREGWGEAIFPMVPGHEIAGIVTEVGAGVTKFAAGDRVGVGCMVDSCRECENCKAGLEQYCTQGNVGTYNAVGKDGEPTYGGYSTHIVVDEAFTVRIPEGLALDEAAPLLCAGITTYSPLKHWNAGPGKKVAVLGMGGLGHMGVKIAHALGAEVTVLSQSLRKKDDGLKLGADHYYATSDPKTFQELRGSFDLILSTVSAPLDLDVFLSLLKTDGAFVNVGAPEEPVSLNLFSVIGGRKTLAGSGIGGIQETQEMLDFCAEHGFGAEIELISASEINEAYERVLSSDVRYRFVIDAATI
- a CDS encoding group II truncated hemoglobin, with product MTAHTVEYIRYRIPEQQSAEFLAAYTRAAAQLAAAPQCVDYELARCEEDFEHFVLRITWTSTEDHIEGFRKSELFEEFLAEIRPYISSIEEMRHYKPTTVRGTGASVPTLYVWAGGAEAFDRLTEVFYDKVLKDDVLAPVFEGLAPEHASHVALWLGEVFGGPAGYSETQGGHGHMVAKHLGKGITEVQRRRWVNLLQDAADDAGLPSDAEFRSAFVAYAEWGTRLAVYFSGPDAVPPAEQPVPRWTWGSAPPYQG